ATCCGGTCACCGTGTGCGAAACCTGCTTGATCATGACGTGCTCCCTGGCTCGGTCGGTGGGTGGTCAGCTGTCGGAGCCGCCGGCCCGCAGCGTGGCGAGGTCGGACTTGACGGTGTTGATCGGGATGGCGAACCCGAGGCCGACGCTGCCGGCGTCGGAGGAGGACGAGTCGGCCGCGGCGGAGTACATCGCGGAGTTGATGCCGATGATGTCGCCCGCGGCGTCGATGAGCGCGCCGCCGGAGTTGCCGGGGTTGAGGGAGGCGTCCGTCTGGAGCGCCTTGTACGTCGTGGTGGACTCGCCGGTGTCGCCGTTGAACTGCCGGCCGCCGAACTGGAACGGCCAGTTGCCGTCCCCGCCGCTCTGCTGCTGCTGGCCCTGGCTCTCGTCGGTGGAGACGGTCACGTCGCGGTCCAGGGCGGAGACGATGCCGCTGGTGACGGTGCCGGTCAGGCCCTCGGGGGAGCCGATCGCCACGACCGTGTCACCGACCTTGACCCCGGCGGAGTCGCCGAGGGTCGCCGCCTTCAGGCCGGAGGCGTTCTCCAGCTTGATGAGCGCGAGGTCCTTCTTGCTGTCCGTGCCGACGACCTTGGCGGTGTACGACTTGCCGTCGCTGGTCGTCACCTTGATCGAGTTCGCGCCGGATATGACGTGGTTGTTGGTGACGACCTCGCCGCCGCTGGTGATGATCACGCCGGACCCGGTGGACGTCCCGTTGCTGAGCGTGGCGCTGACCTCGACGACGCTCGGGCTGACCGCTGCCGCGATGGTGGCCACGTCGCCCGTCTTGCTGGAGGGCACCACGCTGGTGGTGGTGGAGGTGGCGACCACCTCGTCCTTGCCGGTCAGCTCCTGGATGCCGTAGGCGGTGCCGCCCCCGATGGCGGCCGCGACGATCGCCACCGCGGCGAGCAGCGCGAGCGGACCGCGGGTGCGCTTCTTCCTGGCGTGCGGAGCGGGCTCGGCGGCCGGGGGAGCGAGAAGAGCGGTTCCACCGCCGTGGCCACCGTAGCCGCCGTGACCATGGTGTCCGCCGTGTCCGTCGCCGCCCGGGGCCGCCGGGGCCTGCCATCCGGCGGCGGGGTCGAGTGCGGGCTGCTGCGCGGTCTGCTGCTGCGGGACCGGCTGCCGCGCGGTCTGCTGCGGGTCGTGCGCGGCGACGGGCCGGTGAGCGGGCGGGGGAGGCCACTCCGGGTTCACCGGGGAGGCGGCCGACGGGGAGGGGGTCGCCGGCGACGGGGCCGCCGGGGAGGAGGCGTGCTGCTGGGCGCCCTCGTACGGGGCCTGGTACGGGTTCTCGTACTCGCCGCTGCGGCGGATGCTCTCGGTCATGGAAGGAAGCTTGTCGCTCGACCATGAGAGCTCCCTGAGTGCTCCCTGAGAAGCCCGGCAGAACCTCGTATGCCCGATATAAAGCCGGACGCGACGGCGGCGCGAGGTCTCTCAGACAGGTCTCATGAAGGCTGCCCGGGCACGGCCCAGGCGCTGTTCACGCAGGCTGCTCGCAGCCGCAGGACCGCCGTGCCACCAGACGGGAGGGGAACACCTTCAGGCGCTCGCGCCGGGAACCCGCGACCCGCAGACCGTCGTCCAGGACGAGGTCGACGGCGGCCCGGGCCATCGCCGAGCGGTCCGACGCGATCGTTGTCATGGGCGGGTCGGCGAGGGCCGCTTCCTTGATGTCGTCGAAGCCGATGACCGCCAGCTCGCCGGGGACGTCGATGCGCAGCTCGCGCGCCGCACGCAGCAGGCCGATCGCCTGGTCGTCGGTGGAGCAGAAGACGGCCGGCGGCCGGTCCGGGCCCGCCAGCAGCTCGAGGGAGACGCGGTAGGCGTCGTAGCGGTTGTAGGGGGCCTCGAAGAGCCGGCCCTCCGTGCTGATCCCGGCCTCGTCCATCGCGCGCCGCCAGCCCTCGACGTGGTCGGAGACCGGGTCGCCGACGGAGGGGGTCTCGGCGGTTCCGCCGACGCAGGCGACGTACGGGTGGCCGTGCTCCAGGAGGTGACGTACGGCGAGCTGGGCGCCGCCGAGGTCGTCGGTGACGACGGCGACGTCGTCGATGGCCTCGGGACGTTCGTGCAGCAGCACCACGCGCGCGTCCCAGGCGTCGATCTCGGCGGCCGCCTGGTCGTTCAGTGCGTGGCTGACGAGGATGAGGCCGGAGACCCGCATCCCGAGGAAAGCCCGCAGATAGTGGACCTCGCGCTCGGCGACGTAGTCGGTGTTGCCGACCAGCACCATTTTCCCGCGCTCGGAGGCGGCCTGCTCGACCGCGTGCGCCATCTCGCCGAAGAACGGCTGACGGGCGTCCGGGATGATCAGGCCTATGAGGTCGGTGCGTCGGGACGCCATCGCCTGGGCGACCCGGTCGGGCCGGTACCCCAGCTCCTTGATGGCGGCGAGGACACGCTCGCGCGTGGCCGGGGCGACCGGCCGGGGTCCGTTGTTGATGACGTAACTGACGACGGCGGTCGAAGTCCCCGCCAGTCGCGCCACGTCATCCCGAGTCACCTTTGCCACGCGCGGAGTCTACGCGGATGGACCGGCTCTGGGCAGGGCGTGAAGAACCTTCTGCTTGCGGAAGCAACGCCCTGTCCGAGCAGGTGTGAGGCCTACTGGCGGGTACCTACGCCTCCGCCGAGACCTCGGTGGCGTCCAGGGCGGACACGTTGTCTGCCTCGTCCGTCTTTGCCCGCTCCGGCCGGTCCGTCTTCGCCGTGGTCTCGTCCGTGGAGCGCTCCCCCTTCTCAGGGGTAACGAATCGATAACCGACGTTGCGGACGGTTCCGATCAGCGACTCGTGCTCCGGGCCCAGTTTGGCCCGCAGCCGCCGTACGTGGACGTCGACCGTGCGGGTGCCGCCGAAGTAGTCGTAGCCCCAGACCTCCTGGAGCAGCTGTGCGCGCGTGAACACCCGGCCCGGGTGCTGGGCGAGGTACTTCAGGAGCTCGAACTCCTTGAAGGTGAGGTCCAGGACCCGCCCCTTCAGCTTCGCGCTGTAGGTCGCCTCGTCGACCGACAGGTCGCCGTTGCGGATCTCCATCGGGGAGTCGTCGTTGACGATCTGCTGGCGGCCCATGGCCAGCCGCAGCCGGGCCTCGACCTCGGCCGGTCCGGCGGTGTCCAGGAGCACGTCGTCGATGCCCCAGTCGGCGGTGACGGCGGCGAGGCCGCCCTCGGTCACGACGAGGACGAGCGGACAGCCCGGCCCGGTGGAGCGCAGCAGCTGGCACAGGCTGCGCACCTGGGGCAGGTCGCGACGCCCGTCCACGAGGATGACGTCGGCGCCCGGGGTGTCGACGAGAGCGGGGCCTTCCGCCGGGGCCACGCGCACGTTGTGCAGCAGCAGGCCGAGGGCCGGCAGTACTTCCGTCGAGGGCTGGAGAGCGTTGGTCAGGAGCAGCAGAGAACTCATATGTCTGGTTCCTCCTCGGTCCCTGCGTGGGGTCCCTCCCACGCTTGGGGGCGGTGGGGGAGTTCTTGCGGCACTGCGGCTGTCACGGCACTGCTCTGCGTTCCCGGGGCCCGTACACCCACGTTCACCTGGCGTTTCCCGCTCGGTGTCCGCTCGTATACAACGCGTCCGAAAGCACGAAAGGACCCGGGGGCTGCGCTGCCCGAGTCCTCTGTCCAGCAGAATAGCCCACATGAGCAGCGGTCCGGCAGGTCATGTGGTGCGTTCCACCGTTCGTCCGAATTGCGAGACGGGCACCTCCGCACCATTGCGGACGTTTCTGCCCACCGCCGACGGGGTTTCCATCGATTTCGTATACGAACCGGGTGCGGTCGTATACGACGCCGACGGGTCATCCGCCCGACATCCGGTGTTCGTCGTCGCACACGGGTTCACCGGCGACGTGGACCGGCCGCACGTACGGCGGGTGGCGTCCGTCCTCGCCCGGTACGGCGCCGTCGTCACCTTCTCCTTCCGCGGGCACGGCCGCTCCGGCGGGCACTCGACGGTGGGCGACCGCGAGGTCCTCGACCTGGCCGCCGCCGTCGACCGGGCGCATGCGCTCGGGCACGCGCGCGTGGTGACCGTCGGCTTCTCCATGGGCGGCTCGGTGGTCCTGCGCCACGCGGCGCTGCACCCCGGGACGGTCGACGCCGTGGTCTCGGTGAGCGCCCCCGCCCGCTGGTACTACCGCGGCACGGCCCCCATGCGCCGGCTGCACTGGATGGTCACCCGCCCCGAGGGCCGCCTCGTCGGCCGCTACGGCTTCCGCACCCGCATCCACCGCCGTGACTGGGACCCGGTTCCGCTGTCCCCGGTGCAGGCGGTCCCGAGGATCGCCCCCACGCCGCTGCTGATCGTGCACGGCGACCGGGACGGCTACTTCCCGCTCGACCACCCCCGGATGCTGGCGGAGGCCGCCGCCGGACACGGCGAACTCTGGGTGGAGCACGGCATGGGCCACGCCGAGCACGCGGCCGGCGACGGCCTGCTGGCCCGCATCGGGGACTGGGCGGTCGCCCGGGCGGGCTAGCCTGACCGTGTACACAGCCGATCGATTGAGGAACCCATGCCCCAGGTCACGGTGCGCTACTGGGCCGCCGCGAAGGCCGCGGCCGGCATCGCCGAGGAGTCGCAGGAAGCGGCGACGCTCGCCGAGGCGCTCGACGCCGTACGCGAGCGACACCCCGGCGAACTCGTGCGTGTCCTGCGGCGATGCTCGTTCCTCGTCGACGGTGACCCCGTGGGCACCCGCGAACATGAGACGGTACGGCTGGCCGACGGCGGCACGGTCGAGGTGCTCCCGCCGTTCGCAGGAGGGTGAGATGACCGACCAGCCGTACGACCATCAGGGTTACCCGGGCCACCAGGGCTATCAGGGCCAAGAGGGCTATCACGGCCACGAGGGCTATCAGAGCCACGACGGCCACCAGAGCCACGACGGCCACCAGAGCCACGACGGCCACGAGGGCCACCAGGGGTACCAGGGCCGGCCGGACCACGATCCGTACGCCCAGCAGCCGCAGCCGCAGCAGGTGCAGCAGCCCCAGCAGGCGCACCAGCAGGCGTGGCCGGGGCAGCAGCAGGGGTACGACGACCCGCAGGCGCACCTCCAGTACACGCAGCAGTGGCAGGGGCAGACCTGGGAGACGAGCGTCCAGCCGCCGGTCACCGCCGCGGACCCGGCCACGGCCGCCGAACCGGCCCGAACCGCCTACCTGCCGCCGCAGACGGGCGGGGCTCCCGCGTACGGGAACCCGCAGGCCGCCTACGGAGACCCGGCGGACGGGACGGACGGCCGACACGCTGCCGCCGCCCGGCCGGCGTCTCACGCCTCTCACACCTCTCACGCGTCCGCCGGGCCGGCGCCCGCCGTCGCGGTCTCCCAGCCCGCGGGCGGCACCGGCTCGGGCTACGGCCCCGCCACGATGGGCGGCAACGCCCGGGTCACCGACGCCCAGCGGGCCCGGCTGGAGGGCCGCTCGCCGATCATCGAGCCGGGCATGCAGCCGGCCGCGCTCACCGCGCTGCTCGGCCTGCTGCTCTCCGGCACGGCGGCGATCGGTTCGTACGCCCTGCTCGTCCCGCTCGTCGTCCTCCAGGCGGTGACGGCCGCGGGCTGGTTCCGGCTGAACGGCATGTGGCCCGCCCGGCAGGGCATCGCCCTCGCCTTCCTGGGCGCGCTGGTCTCGGACGCGGTGCTCCTCGCCGCCGGACGGGAGCACGCGCCCGCCGCCATCCTCGGCACCCTGGGCGTCTGGGTCCTGCTCTGCCTCGTCCTGCAGCTGCGCTCGCACGCCGACCCCGACGAGCGCATGTACGGCCTGATGGCGACCGTCACCTCCAGTGCGCTGGCCGTCCTCGCCACCGGCCACCTCGGCGCCGATCCGGACGCGGTGTCGGTCGGCGCGGCCGCGGTGGCCGTGGCCGTCCTCGCCCGGGCGCTGCCGCTGCCCACCCCGGCCTCCGTCGTGGTGTCCCTGCTCGCCGCGGCGGGCGCGGGCATCGCGGTCGGCGGGATGACCGGTCTGGGCGCCGCGGGCGCTCTGCTCGGCGCGGGCGCGGCGGGCTGCGCGCTCATCGGCCACCGCGTCGCGAGCTACGACTACCCCTCCCGTTTCGTGCACTTCACGGCGGGCGTGGCCCTGCCGCTGGCCGCGGCGGCGCCCGCGGTGTACGTGCTGGGGCGGGCGCTGGCGTAGGAAGCCGGCGTAAGGAGGTAAGAGCGGTAAGGGTCTGTCACAGGTGATCGACAATCCGGCGGCGGGCCTTTCCCCAAGGGTTACCTTGAACCGTTGTCAGTGAACTGTTCAGGTCGTCCGGTGGGGGAATATCCGTCATGCGTGCACTCCGCATACTTGTGGTCGTCGTCGTGATCCTGGGCGGCCTGTTCGTGCTGGCGGACCGTCTCGCCGTGAACTTCGCGGAGGGCGAGGTGGCCGACAAGCTCAAGGCCAACGAGGGCCTCGCCGCCACCCCGGACGTGTCCATCAAGGGCTTCCCGTTCCTCACCCAGGTCGTCGGCGGCTCACTGGACGACGTCGAGGTGGGCATCAAGGACTACCAGGCGGCGACCGGCACCAGCGGTCGGACGATCCGCATCGGCGACCTCCAGGCGAACATGAAGGGCGTCGAGTTCTCCGGCGACTACAGCTCCGCGACCGCCACCAGCGCCACCGGCACTGCCTCGATCACCTACGCCGAGCTGCTGAAGACGGCCAAGGCCGAGCCGACCGAGGTGGTGCGGGGCGTCACCGCGAACGTCGTCGGTCTCTCGGACGGGGGCAACGGCAAGATCAAGGTCGCCGTCCAGGCCACCGTGCTCGGCACCAAGCTGCCGCAGCCCGTGTACGTCCTGAGCACGGTCACCGTGCAGGGCGACACCGTCCGCGTGCACGCCGACTCGCTGCCGAGCTTCGGCGGGGTGCGGGCCGCCGAGAACGAGGCGCGCTTGATCACCGACTTCCAGCAGAAGATCGACGACCTGCCCGGCGGCATCAAGCTCGACAAGGTCCAGGCGGGCAAGGACGGCGTCGAGATCTCGGTGAAGGGTTCGAACGTCAGGCTGGCCGGGTAAGGCTGGACACTGACGGACGAACCGCCGGTCGACGAACCGCCGGTCGACGAACCGCCGGTCGACGGGCCGTCGACGGATGAACCGCAGATGGACGCCGGCCGTCCGACAGGCGAGACGCGACCGTCCGCGCGGCAGAGCTGACGACGGATACAAGCGCCCGGAACCCGTGTCCCCACGGTCCGGGCGCTTCCGCGTTCCCAGCATGCGGACGATCGCGTCTCACTATGCGGAGCGTTGATGACATGGCCGCCTGTCCGTCCCTACGATCGACGGCATGATGCAGCGACAGGCGGATCTCACGAAGCGGCGGGCAGTAGACCTGTGCCGCGTCGCCGCCATGCTCTGTCGCCCCTTCTGAGCGGAAGCGCCGCCGGCCTTCCGCGTCTCCCCCGCCCTCTTCCGAGGGCATCCGTGCGCCGGCTGCCGGCGAGTCCCGGTCGCGCACCCCTCTTTTCTTGCACACCCCCGCCGTAACTGCCCCGGAGGAGAACGAGCATGAGCCGCAGCGACGTACTGGTCGACGCCGACTGGGTCGAGGCCAACCTCGACAATGCCGACATCGCCATTGTCGAGGTCGACGAGGACACGTCCGCGTACGAGAAGAACCACATCAGGAACGCGATCCGGATCGACTGGACCCAGGACCTGCAGGACCCGGTCCGCCGTGACTTCGTCGACCAGGAGGGCTTCGAGAAGCTCCTGTCCGCGAAGGGCATCGCCAACGACACGCTGGTGATCCTCTACGGCGGCAACAACAACTGGTTCGCCTCGTACGCCTACTGGTACTTCAAGCTGTACGGCCACGAGAACGTCAAGCTCCTCGACGGCGGCCGCAAGAAGTGGGAGCTGGACGCCCGCGAGCTGGTCGAAGAGGTGCCCGAGCGCGCGACGACCGACTACAAGGCCAAGCCGCAGAACACGGCCATCCGCGCCTACCGCGACGACGTCGTGGCGGCCATCGGCGTCCAGAACCTGGTCGACGTCCGCTCGCCCGACGAGTTCAGCGGCAAGCTGCTCGCTCCCGCCCACCTGCCGCAGGAGCAGTCGCAGCGTCCGGGCCACGTCCCGTCCGCCCGCAACATCCCGTGGTCGAAGAACGCCAACGACGACGGCACGTTCAAGTCGGACGACGAGCTCAAGGAGCTCTACGCCGACGAGCAGGTCGACCTGGCCAAGGACACCATCGCGTACTGCCGCATCGGCGAGCGCTCGGCCCTGACCTGGTTCGTGCTGCACGAGCTGCTGGGCGTGGAGAACGTCAAGAACTACGACGGCTCCTGGACCGAGTACGGCTCCCTGGTCGGCGTCCCGATCGAGCTCGGCGCCAACAAGTAATCCCACCCGACCGACCTTCTGGTCAGACCCCTCTGGAGAAACACATGTGTGGAGCGAAGGCCGGCGGCCCGGACGCCTCGACGATCAAGCCCGGTGAGACCACGATCCAGGGTCAGGTGACCCGGGACGGCGAGCCGGTGACGGGCTACGTCCGTCTGCTGGACTCGACCGGCGAGTTCACCGCGGAGGTCCCGACCTCCGCCACCGGACAGTTCCGCTTCTACGCGGCCGAAGGCACCTGGACCGTCCGCGCCCTCGTGCCCGGCGGCACCGCCGACCGCACCGTGGTCGCCCAGCAGGGCGGTCTCGCCGAGGTCGCGATCGCGGTCTGAGCACGACGTACACGACGTAGGGGCCGTGTCCCACGGGTCGGACGCCCGGGACACGGCCCTTCGCCGTGTCCCGGCCTACCCTGGACGTATGTTGGCCCGCCGACGGCACGTCTATTTCGCGATGATGGGCGCCTGCATCACGCTGTTCGTCCTGGCCTGGGCGGTCGTGCGCATCTGGTCGACGCCCGCGGCCGTCGCGATGTGCCTGGTGGCGATGGTCATCCCGCCGGTCGCGGCGATGGTCGCCAACCGCCGCGGCCCCGAGGACCGCTGGTGGGACGACCCCTCGGGCGACCCCGAGTCCGACGAGTGGTGGGACGAACTCGACGGCAAGAGACGCCGCCCGTAGAACGCCCCGGGCGGTGGTTCAGTACACGAGCGCCTGCGTGTCCTCGCCCAGCGCCTCCTGGACGAACACCTGCGCCCCCGCGATCCGGACGCCGTCGATGACGTCCTTCTCCGTGATGTCCCGGCGGGCCGCGCACTGGGTGCACAGGGTGAGACGGCCGCCGGCCAGGACGGATTCGAGGAGAGCGGGCAGCGGCGCCGCGTGCGGGAGCTCGAACTCCGCGGCCCGGCCCGGCAGCGCGAACCAGGCGGACTCCCCGGTCAGCCACAGGGAGACCTCGACGCCGCTGGCCACGGCGACCGCGGCGACCGTGAACGCCTGAGAGCACCGTTCGGGCGCATCGGCCCCCGCCGTCACCTTGATCACGAGCTTCTTCGCCATACCCGAATCGTAATCAGGTTCCTTACAACCGCCGATGTTGATCATGGGTCTCCTGTGAAGCGTGTTACCGAAAGCGCTTCACATATGAGGGGGAACATTGTGGAAGATCCGGAAAGGCCGGATGAGGCCGACTCGTCCAGCCGGCGCCCCGGGACCCGGCGCCGGGGGCGTACGACACTGATGATCGCCGGAGCCGCCCTGCTCGGGGTGGTCTCCGGGGCCTGCACCGGGTACGTGATCCAGGCCGGCCGTGCGCCCACCGCGCTGCCGCCGCTCTCCCAGCCCGTCGTGGCACAGGCCGGGGGCGAGGTCGAACCGCTGTCGGCGGCGCAGGACCGCCGGGTCAGGACCGACGGCGACCTGCGCAAGCTGCTGATCACGCGGCCCAGGGGGGCGAAGGACAAAGGGACCCAGACGGAGAGGGACGGCTGGGCGGACCTGGTCACCTACGCGAGCGGCTACACGAAGCCGTCTGTCGTGTTCGACAACCTCCTCGACGACGAGTTCCGCCGTGCGGCCGCGGTCTCGTGGCGGGTGGGCGAGACGTACAGCGCCGAGATCAACCTCGTGCAGTTCCGCCAGACGGACGCGCTGGAGGCGTCCGAGTGGGCCGAGAACGGCCGTTACTGGGCCGAGAAGGTGCACGACACCCGTGACTGGCCCATCCCCGGCACCGGGGACGGCAACGGCGTGGCCTATGTGCACGACACACCCGAACGCAAGCCCGGCTACCTCCCGCTGTACTCGGCCGAGGCGTACGCCTGGCGGGGAGACGTCTGCATGGAGATCCGCGTCTACGACAGCAAGCCGATATCCAAGGGAACGATCATGGACCTGGCCGAGCGGCAGGTGGGGAAGCTGTGAGCGAGACCACCGCGGCCGAAAGCGGCGAGACCACCGCGGCCGAAGCGGAAGCGGAAGCCGTTTCCGTGACCGACAAGCCCGCCGCGGGGAAGCCCGGCGCCCGCCGCGCCGGCCGGGTCGCCGCCGTAGCCGGGTCCGTGCTGCTGGCCTGCGCGGTCGTCGGCGGTATCGGCTGGACCGTCGTGAAGGTCCAGGACGCCGACCGCGACCCCGGAAGCCCCGCCTGGAAGTTCCCCGCCCTGTCCGCCGAGAGAGACGGCGGGAAGAAGGGCGGCGCGGCCGGGTCGGGACTGAGAGCCCTGATGCTGCCGTTCGACGACGGCTTCCAACCCGGCCCCGATCTGGACGAGTTCGGACAGGACACCGAGTTCAGCGGCGCGCAGGCCACCGCCCTGCGCAAGGAGTCGTTCAGGGAGCTGCCCAGCGCCTCACGCCGAAAGCTGGAGAAGATGGTCGACAAGGAGCGCATCAAGGGCATGGCGAGGCGCAGTTACGTCGCCCCCGGACCGGACTACAACTCCAAGGCGGTCACCTTCGAGGTCACCCTGTCGAGGCAGGAGAACCCGACCGCCGTGCGCCGGTCGGCGGCGGCCTTCAACGGCTTCGTCGCCGCCATGGACGTCTTCCGCAAGGGTCCGAAGATCGACGGCCACCCTGACGCGCGATGCTTCCTGAGCCCCAAGGGCAAGACCAAGGACCTGGGCGTGGCGCTGTGCACCGCCGCCGTGGGAGACGTGCTGGTCAGCGTCACATCGGCCGCACCCGAACCGATCGACGGCACGTTCGTCGCCAAGTTCTTCGCCAAGCAACTCGACCGTATCGACGACCCGGGACAGGCCGTATGACCACCGAGCACCCCCGCCTGCAGCCGCCACCGGCCCCGGAGCCGCAGCCGGAACCGCTTACGGAACCGACGCCTGCCCCGGAGCCGCTGCCGGAGTCACAGCCGGAGCCGACAGACGCCTCCGGGGCATCCTCCGAAACCGTTTCCGACGCAGCTCCCGACCCCCTCCCGGACGCAGCTTCCGACCCCCTCCCTGGCCCGCAGGACCCGCCCGCCCCCAAGGACCGCCGTGTCCTGCGGGCCGTCCTGCGCTGGACCGCCGTCGTGACGGTCTTCGCCGCGCTCGGGGCGGGAACCGCGTACGGGATCACGCGCATGGAGCGCACGGACCTGCCCGGGCTCGCCACCACGTCGGACGGCCGCTGGGCCTACCCGGACATCGCCAGGCCGCCGCTGCCCTCCGGCAGCCCGAGCCCGTTCGACACCAGGAACGGGGGCTCCGCCCACTACGCGGACCTGCGGGCGCTGCTTCTTCCCGCGCCCGAGGGCTCGACGCAGGACAAGGCGCTGCGCGGCGCCGACGGCTGGCTGGCCACCAAGGACTTCCTGCCGGTGTTCGAGGCGAAGGAGGACCGCGCCGTCGTGGGGCAGCTGCTCACCGACAACGGCCTGCGGCACATCGCGGCCCGGGGCTGGACCACCCCGGACGGCACCCGCACCGGCGTCTACCTGCTGCAGTTCGACACGGGAGTGGTCGCCGACGGCGTGTACACCGCGCTCACCACGTTCACCGGCCCGGTGCACGAGGCCCGCGGCGCGGCCGAGACGGAGTTCGACGACGGGTACCCCATCGTCGCCGACGTGCCGAACGTCAAACGTCACGCCTACGACGAGGTGAAGCCGTACGGCGCGGAGCAGCTGCGGCAGGCCTACCTGCACGCCGGCGACGTCATCGCCCTCGTGCTGCAGTCCCGCAAGGGCGCCGCGGCGGCCGTTCCGTTCCAGCAGACCGTGACCCTGCAGAGTCAGCTGCTGAGCTGACGCCCGTGGAGGGCGTACCTCACAAGGAGGGCGGGGTTCCGGCCGCGTAAGCTGGGGCCCGGCCCTGTCGTACGTGTCGCGAGGCGTCCGTACCCGAAGCACGCTCATCCGAGGAGCACCCGTGGAGATCTTCTTCGAAGCCCTGCTGGTCCTGGTCTGCGTAGGCGTTCTCGCCTTCGCCGGTCTGACCGTGAAGAAGCTGTACCAGGGCCAGCGCTGAGACCGACCACCTCCAGGAACTGCCACTCATGATCGAGATTCCGTCCGACCTCCACAAGGACCTCGTCCCCCTCGCCTTCCTGCTCGGCAGCTGGGCGGGCGCCGGCGTGCACGACTTCCCTGGATCGCAGAAGTGCAACTTCGGGCAGGAGGTCACCTTCGCGCACGACGGCCGTGACTTCCTGGAGTACCACTCCCACACGTGGGTGCTGGACAACGACGGCAACAAGGTCCGTCCCCTGGAGTCCGAGTCCGGCTTCTGGCGCATCGACGCCGACCGCAAGGTCGAGGTGACGATGGTCCGCGACGACGGCGTGGTCGAGATCTGGTACGGCGAGCTCGCCGACAAGAAGCCGCAGATCGACCTCGTCACCGACGCGGTGGCCCGCACGGCCGCCTCCGGCCCCTACACCGGCGGCAAGCGCCTGTACGGGTACGTCAAGAGCGACCTCATGTGGGTCGGCGAGAAGCAGACCCCCGAGGTCGAACTGCGCCCCTACATGTCGGCCCATCTGAAGAAGGTCGTCACCCCGGAGGACGTCGAACGCTGGGCGAAGGCCCTCCCCGACGACATGCCGGACGACGGAATCGCCTTCTTCAAGTAGTCCCGGACGGACCTAGACTCTTCTGTGTGGTGAGCACTGAAAGCACTGACTGGAAGAGCGACCTGCGGCAGCGCGGATACCGCCTGACGCCGCAGCGCCAGCTTGTCCTGGAGGCCGTGGACACCCTGGAGCACGCGACCCCCGACGCGATCCTCGTGGAAGTGAGGAAGACGGCGTCGGGGGTCAACATTTCCACGGTGTACCGGACCCTGGAGCTCCTGGAGGAGCTGGGGCTGGTCAGCCACGCGCACCTGGGACACGGGGCGCCGACGTACCACCTCGCCGAGCGGCACCACCACATCCACCTGGTGTGCCGGGACTGCGACAACGTCATCGAGGCGGATGTGCAGGTAGCCGCCGAGTTCACGGCCAAGCTGCGGCAGAGCTTCGGCTTCGAGACCGACATGAAGCACTTCGCGATCTTCGGCCGCTGCCAGGACTGCACGCTCAAGGGTTCGACCGTCAAGGGTTCGCCTACCGGGTCGTAGGCTTGGCCGCATGAAGAGCCCTCTGCTGTCCCTGCCCGGCGCCGTCCCCGCCGAGGGCGTGGACGAAGACGTCGCCGGTCACTACGGCGACCTGTTCCGCGAGCAGCGCGCCCTCGCCGACGGCGCCGGTTTCGTCGACCTCTCGCACCGCGGAGTCGTCGCCGTCACCGGCGAGGACCGGCTGAGCTGGCTGCACCTCCTGCTCACCCAGCACCTCACCGACCTTCCCGTCGGCCAGGCCGCCGAGGCGCTGATCCTCTCCGCGCACGGTCACATCGAGCACGCGCTGTACCTGGTCGACGACGGCACGACGGTCTGGGCGCACGTGGAGCCCGGCACCCAGGACGCGCTGATCGCGTACCTGGAGTCGATGAAGTTCTTCTACCGGGTCGAGGTCGCCGACCGGACCGCGGACACCGCCGTCGTCCATCTGCCCGCCGGGTCGATCGCGTCCGTCCCGCCGGGCGTCGTGGTCCGCGAGACCGCGCACGGCCGCGACCTCTTCCTGCCGCGCGC
The window above is part of the Streptomyces sp. NBC_00425 genome. Proteins encoded here:
- a CDS encoding LacI family DNA-binding transcriptional regulator, with product MAKVTRDDVARLAGTSTAVVSYVINNGPRPVAPATRERVLAAIKELGYRPDRVAQAMASRRTDLIGLIIPDARQPFFGEMAHAVEQAASERGKMVLVGNTDYVAEREVHYLRAFLGMRVSGLILVSHALNDQAAAEIDAWDARVVLLHERPEAIDDVAVVTDDLGGAQLAVRHLLEHGHPYVACVGGTAETPSVGDPVSDHVEGWRRAMDEAGISTEGRLFEAPYNRYDAYRVSLELLAGPDRPPAVFCSTDDQAIGLLRAARELRIDVPGELAVIGFDDIKEAALADPPMTTIASDRSAMARAAVDLVLDDGLRVAGSRRERLKVFPSRLVARRSCGCEQPA
- a CDS encoding MoaD/ThiS family protein, with amino-acid sequence MPQVTVRYWAAAKAAAGIAEESQEAATLAEALDAVRERHPGELVRVLRRCSFLVDGDPVGTREHETVRLADGGTVEVLPPFAGG
- a CDS encoding Ms5788A family Cys-rich leader peptide, with amino-acid sequence MQRQADLTKRRAVDLCRVAAMLCRPF
- a CDS encoding LmeA family phospholipid-binding protein, yielding MRALRILVVVVVILGGLFVLADRLAVNFAEGEVADKLKANEGLAATPDVSIKGFPFLTQVVGGSLDDVEVGIKDYQAATGTSGRTIRIGDLQANMKGVEFSGDYSSATATSATGTASITYAELLKTAKAEPTEVVRGVTANVVGLSDGGNGKIKVAVQATVLGTKLPQPVYVLSTVTVQGDTVRVHADSLPSFGGVRAAENEARLITDFQQKIDDLPGGIKLDKVQAGKDGVEISVKGSNVRLAG
- a CDS encoding alpha/beta hydrolase, whose protein sequence is MSSGPAGHVVRSTVRPNCETGTSAPLRTFLPTADGVSIDFVYEPGAVVYDADGSSARHPVFVVAHGFTGDVDRPHVRRVASVLARYGAVVTFSFRGHGRSGGHSTVGDREVLDLAAAVDRAHALGHARVVTVGFSMGGSVVLRHAALHPGTVDAVVSVSAPARWYYRGTAPMRRLHWMVTRPEGRLVGRYGFRTRIHRRDWDPVPLSPVQAVPRIAPTPLLIVHGDRDGYFPLDHPRMLAEAAAGHGELWVEHGMGHAEHAAGDGLLARIGDWAVARAG
- a CDS encoding S1C family serine protease, giving the protein MTESIRRSGEYENPYQAPYEGAQQHASSPAAPSPATPSPSAASPVNPEWPPPPAHRPVAAHDPQQTARQPVPQQQTAQQPALDPAAGWQAPAAPGGDGHGGHHGHGGYGGHGGGTALLAPPAAEPAPHARKKRTRGPLALLAAVAIVAAAIGGGTAYGIQELTGKDEVVATSTTTSVVPSSKTGDVATIAAAVSPSVVEVSATLSNGTSTGSGVIITSGGEVVTNNHVISGANSIKVTTSDGKSYTAKVVGTDSKKDLALIKLENASGLKAATLGDSAGVKVGDTVVAIGSPEGLTGTVTSGIVSALDRDVTVSTDESQGQQQQSGGDGNWPFQFGGRQFNGDTGESTTTYKALQTDASLNPGNSGGALIDAAGDIIGINSAMYSAAADSSSSDAGSVGLGFAIPINTVKSDLATLRAGGSDS
- a CDS encoding response regulator transcription factor — encoded protein: MSSLLLLTNALQPSTEVLPALGLLLHNVRVAPAEGPALVDTPGADVILVDGRRDLPQVRSLCQLLRSTGPGCPLVLVVTEGGLAAVTADWGIDDVLLDTAGPAEVEARLRLAMGRQQIVNDDSPMEIRNGDLSVDEATYSAKLKGRVLDLTFKEFELLKYLAQHPGRVFTRAQLLQEVWGYDYFGGTRTVDVHVRRLRAKLGPEHESLIGTVRNVGYRFVTPEKGERSTDETTAKTDRPERAKTDEADNVSALDATEVSAEA